A stretch of the Duncaniella dubosii genome encodes the following:
- a CDS encoding DUF3873 domain-containing protein translates to MATKLTANGVSTTTTPGTEQYEAFYTGYRSRRKKHYQYDYRHTDGELYSCVADTLSECRRRRDEWLNKKK, encoded by the coding sequence ATGGCAACCAAGCTAACCGCCAACGGAGTCAGCACTACTACCACTCCCGGCACTGAACAATATGAGGCGTTTTACACCGGCTACCGCTCACGGCGAAAGAAACACTATCAATATGACTACCGCCACACTGACGGAGAGTTATATTCCTGCGTGGCAGACACTCTCAGCGAGTGCAGACGACGCCGTGACGAGTGGCTTAACAAGAAGAAATAA
- the tnpB gene encoding IS66 family insertion sequence element accessory protein TnpB (TnpB, as the term is used for proteins encoded by IS66 family insertion elements, is considered an accessory protein, since TnpC, encoded by a neighboring gene, is a DDE family transposase.): MWSLEADMRLWVCRQPVSMRYGIRGLAQMVWSWKGHSPASGDVYVFFSKDRKTMKALKWDGDGFLMYTKRLSRGRFREVLKKGDDGVRRLQWDDFYMLMRGLTPVKVMVENRFRMAVK; the protein is encoded by the coding sequence ATGTGGAGTCTTGAGGCGGATATGCGGCTCTGGGTATGCCGGCAGCCGGTATCGATGCGCTACGGCATCCGGGGTCTGGCCCAGATGGTGTGGTCGTGGAAGGGGCATTCTCCGGCATCGGGCGATGTGTATGTGTTTTTCTCAAAGGACCGCAAGACCATGAAGGCGTTGAAATGGGATGGCGACGGATTTTTGATGTACACAAAAAGACTGTCGCGAGGCCGTTTCCGGGAGGTGCTCAAAAAGGGCGATGACGGCGTGCGCAGGCTCCAATGGGACGATTTCTATATGCTGATGAGGGGCCTCACGCCTGTGAAGGTGATGGTCGAAAATCGCTTCAGAATGGCCGTAAAATAA
- the tnpC gene encoding IS66 family transposase — MKKNELIEFLQRQIEFLQGRLDEALASVSSLTLSNEKLQSTNEKLVATVDELRKQMASMEEAMKGKSAELSKEKAARQAVQRLQGSPSERQKKPVTTPATSETRQQKPEKKRTNNGAKRKTHPECEVETIIVEPDSPDFNPEAATFIGECDVVRYVMEPMRFKKIIYKVRKYVQDEKIYKGSAPATPLLNSQYTSSFIAGLAELRYLHCMPLENAVEYFRAHGFDLDKGTAQKLVSKVRVHLENLYKALGQAIVADNYICGDETYQKVRLQVATPSGRKIKKGYIWVFVGMTTGLVYFFYDDGSRSAEVFEQHIKGFNGAFQCDYYSGYRHIGIGGMSGIKRLPCLQHIKRKFLDLKDNPKAQEIAKLFGLLYHFEHQHRIGKDGWTAGKHLEWRQRYSKVMLEKIRMRLTAVKDRIGVPPDDPLLAATEHALKQWDEIPRIFASPTYRLDNNEVERINRYISLTRRRLTIGSHSGAEAAALYHSLAITCHRCGVNVFDYFCDIIDRCAAWPPNTPIEKYRDLLPDRWKLSQK; from the coding sequence ATGAAAAAGAACGAGTTGATAGAGTTTCTGCAACGTCAGATCGAGTTCCTTCAAGGGCGGCTCGACGAGGCGTTGGCCTCTGTCAGCTCGCTTACTTTATCCAATGAAAAGCTGCAGTCGACCAACGAGAAGCTTGTGGCGACTGTAGATGAACTGCGCAAGCAAATGGCCTCAATGGAGGAGGCTATGAAAGGCAAAAGTGCGGAACTGAGCAAAGAGAAAGCCGCGCGTCAGGCAGTGCAGCGTCTGCAGGGCTCGCCGTCGGAGCGTCAGAAGAAACCGGTGACGACTCCTGCCACATCCGAAACTCGACAGCAGAAGCCAGAGAAGAAACGTACCAACAACGGCGCCAAAAGGAAGACGCATCCGGAGTGTGAGGTGGAGACCATTATAGTGGAGCCTGACAGTCCGGACTTCAATCCCGAGGCGGCGACGTTTATCGGCGAGTGCGATGTCGTGCGCTACGTCATGGAGCCGATGCGCTTCAAAAAAATTATCTACAAGGTCAGAAAATACGTGCAGGACGAGAAAATATACAAAGGTTCCGCACCCGCCACACCGCTGCTTAACTCGCAGTATACATCTTCCTTCATAGCCGGACTCGCCGAGCTACGCTATCTCCACTGCATGCCACTTGAAAATGCTGTCGAATACTTCCGTGCCCACGGCTTCGACCTTGACAAAGGCACCGCACAGAAGCTCGTAAGTAAGGTAAGGGTACATCTGGAAAATCTATACAAGGCGCTGGGTCAGGCAATAGTCGCGGACAATTATATCTGCGGTGACGAGACCTATCAGAAAGTGCGGCTGCAGGTGGCAACTCCTTCGGGAAGAAAGATCAAGAAAGGCTACATATGGGTGTTCGTCGGCATGACAACCGGGCTTGTGTACTTCTTCTATGACGACGGCTCCCGCTCGGCCGAAGTCTTCGAGCAACACATAAAAGGCTTCAACGGAGCCTTCCAGTGCGACTATTACTCGGGATACCGGCATATCGGAATCGGTGGGATGAGCGGGATAAAACGCTTGCCATGCCTGCAGCACATCAAGCGAAAGTTTCTCGATCTGAAAGACAATCCAAAGGCGCAGGAAATAGCAAAGCTCTTCGGACTCCTTTACCACTTCGAGCATCAGCACCGCATAGGCAAAGACGGATGGACGGCGGGAAAGCACCTTGAGTGGAGACAACGATACTCCAAGGTGATGCTCGAGAAAATCCGCATGAGACTGACAGCAGTCAAAGACCGCATCGGCGTGCCACCCGACGACCCGCTGCTCGCCGCCACCGAACATGCACTCAAACAATGGGACGAGATACCACGCATCTTTGCCTCACCCACCTACAGACTCGACAACAACGAAGTCGAGCGAATCAACCGCTACATATCCCTGACCCGTCGCCGACTTACAATCGGCTCCCACTCCGGAGCCGAAGCCGCCGCCCTGTACCACTCTCTTGCGATCACCTGCCACCGCTGCGGAGTCAACGTCTTCGACTACTTCTGCGACATAATCGACCGATGTGCCGCATGGCCGCCAAACACCCCGATCGAAAAATACCGCGACCTGCTTCCCGACCGCTGGAAACTCTCACAAAAATAG
- a CDS encoding DMT family transporter, producing MNWILLFLAGLFEVSLAFCLGKTKATTGTEFYLWGTGFLLSTVLSMYLLAKAIQTLPIGTAYAVWTGIGAVGTVIIGILVFKEPATPLRLFFIFTLIASIIGLKLVTN from the coding sequence ATGAATTGGATATTGCTGTTTCTTGCCGGATTGTTTGAGGTTAGCCTCGCATTCTGTCTTGGAAAAACCAAGGCAACAACCGGAACAGAGTTTTATTTATGGGGTACTGGTTTTCTTTTGTCCACAGTGCTTAGCATGTACCTACTTGCGAAGGCCATTCAGACCTTGCCGATAGGTACGGCATACGCGGTATGGACAGGAATCGGTGCAGTCGGTACGGTAATTATAGGCATCTTGGTTTTCAAAGAGCCGGCCACCCCTTTGCGGTTGTTTTTTATCTTTACTCTTATTGCATCAATTATCGGACTAAAGCTCGTGACAAACTAA
- a CDS encoding MFS transporter gives MKENEGIPKLLLIIMALATGFSVANCYYNQSLLGSIVSDFHASEYDGSIISALTQFGYVVGLCIVIPLGNTLSKKRIITIDYFCCSMALLSVAITKDLFIIKLSSFIIGISSVMPQFFIPMAALYSEPKNKALNIGIIQSCLLIGILGSRFLSGIISEAISWRYVYFFASVVMLLCLIAIAITLPGDKTLPTSNYRGTLKSMISLLRHNKTLHTSAARSATAYASFFALWSCISYRMKASPFFASDDVIGSLGLCGIAGASCVIILSKHTQTWGSRRCSIAGALSMLFAWFTALAFDGYFVSIVITVLIIDAGMQCIHLSNQTKVVTSSNVNANFLNTLYMILYFVGGTIGTLIAGILWTKYQWIGTIIIGILFTLISLFISILTTD, from the coding sequence TTGAAAGAAAATGAAGGAATACCAAAACTCCTTCTTATTATTATGGCATTGGCTACTGGCTTCTCGGTAGCCAATTGTTATTACAACCAATCGCTATTGGGCAGTATTGTTTCCGACTTCCACGCTTCTGAGTATGATGGAAGCATAATCAGCGCGCTTACTCAATTCGGATACGTCGTAGGATTATGTATAGTCATTCCTCTTGGCAATACTCTATCAAAAAAGCGTATCATAACAATTGATTATTTTTGCTGTTCTATGGCTCTTCTATCAGTCGCTATAACGAAAGACTTGTTTATCATAAAATTATCATCTTTCATAATAGGGATCAGTTCTGTAATGCCTCAATTTTTTATACCGATGGCGGCTCTTTATTCCGAGCCTAAAAACAAGGCTCTGAACATAGGTATAATTCAGTCTTGTTTATTGATTGGCATTTTAGGCTCCCGATTTCTAAGCGGAATCATATCAGAAGCCATTTCCTGGCGTTACGTTTATTTCTTTGCATCCGTTGTGATGCTTTTATGCCTGATAGCAATAGCGATAACTTTACCCGGCGATAAGACGTTGCCAACGTCCAACTACAGAGGGACTCTAAAATCAATGATCAGTCTATTGCGGCATAACAAAACGCTGCATACTTCAGCAGCAAGATCTGCAACCGCCTACGCATCTTTCTTCGCCCTGTGGAGTTGTATATCATATCGGATGAAAGCCTCCCCGTTTTTTGCCTCAGATGATGTAATCGGCAGTCTTGGGCTCTGCGGTATAGCAGGTGCTTCATGTGTGATAATACTAAGCAAGCACACCCAAACTTGGGGAAGTAGGAGATGTTCGATTGCCGGTGCGTTATCAATGTTATTCGCTTGGTTTACAGCACTTGCATTTGATGGATATTTCGTAAGCATAGTTATCACAGTCCTGATTATTGATGCCGGTATGCAATGCATACATCTCTCCAATCAGACAAAAGTAGTAACAAGCAGCAATGTCAATGCAAATTTCCTAAACACATTGTATATGATACTATATTTCGTCGGGGGAACCATAGGAACACTTATAGCGGGCATATTGTGGACAAAATATCAATGGATTGGGACTATTATTATTGGAATATTATTTACACTGATTTCATTATTCATAAGCATATTAACTACCGATTGA
- a CDS encoding PleD family two-component system response regulator, which yields MNRILIVDASESDRRLISGLLVKSGYEPIAVEAIEAAKDEVALSPWRSQRSVERNCHRAQLSLRR from the coding sequence ATGAACAGGATCCTCATTGTAGATGCCTCCGAATCAGACCGTCGGCTTATTTCGGGCTTGCTTGTCAAGTCCGGCTATGAGCCGATTGCCGTCGAGGCAATCGAGGCAGCAAAGGACGAGGTGGCGTTATCGCCTTGGCGCTCTCAGCGAAGCGTAGAGAGAAACTGCCACCGGGCGCAGTTATCGTTGCGGCGATGA
- a CDS encoding helix-turn-helix domain-containing protein, with amino-acid sequence MTEDIVPLSDYFLTRFAHSREQHRKKLDASAVKALKLHPWPGNVRELKDTVLYAAFHSKTDVISAADLNFSQSEPDADNGYELQDPAVEKAKIIAALRQVNGNKTMAAKLLKIDRSTLYVKMRQYELT; translated from the coding sequence GTGACCGAAGACATCGTGCCGTTGTCAGACTATTTCCTGACACGTTTTGCCCACAGCAGAGAACAGCACAGGAAAAAACTCGATGCCTCGGCAGTCAAAGCGTTGAAGCTGCACCCGTGGCCCGGCAATGTAAGGGAACTTAAAGATACCGTACTTTATGCCGCCTTCCATTCAAAAACCGATGTAATATCGGCAGCCGACCTCAATTTCAGCCAGTCGGAGCCTGATGCCGACAACGGATATGAGTTGCAAGATCCGGCAGTTGAAAAAGCCAAAATAATAGCTGCATTGAGACAAGTAAATGGCAACAAGACAATGGCTGCCAAACTGTTGAAAATCGACCGAAGCACACTCTATGTCAAGATGCGTCAATACGAGCTGACGTAA
- a CDS encoding sigma-54-dependent transcriptional regulator translates to MARQIIISDDNVSDSNEIKRLLSGFGADIIQTLRICSAKELLTKFKTGDIVICDFKLADGNAVELMEWLDHKNIGCNVFVITDVETVADAVTSFRPGAKDYINKRLIRELLIPKIKTLIGRDDDDNFQLLFSRKSDGYLRAYSAAHVVAPTNLNVMIIGESGVGKEPLAHEIYDMSQQCDRPCVLMDCGTLHYLALNNNTKQQPTLLDAVASQFRKAQGSTVILDNIQQLSTDMQSIMLHVIANCKQPPRIIATASPDISEMVIEGGFLSALFYKIKEFTIALPPLRDCQDDIMLLADFYLRHYNQEFHKQVKRFDASAQKEMRVHSWSGNIRELKHVVRVAVLKSRGEIITSKELDFDTPNTGAHIQFKLKKDDEKSKITSAIVHANGNLTQAANLLGISLRTLLVKRKKYGLK, encoded by the coding sequence ATGGCACGACAAATAATCATAAGTGATGATAACGTATCCGATTCCAATGAGATAAAACGCCTCTTATCCGGCTTCGGAGCCGACATAATTCAGACTTTGCGTATCTGCTCAGCCAAAGAACTGCTGACGAAATTCAAGACAGGCGATATTGTAATCTGCGATTTCAAACTGGCAGACGGTAACGCAGTAGAATTGATGGAGTGGCTTGACCATAAGAATATCGGATGTAATGTATTCGTTATTACCGATGTTGAAACTGTTGCGGATGCCGTTACGTCGTTCCGTCCAGGGGCAAAGGACTACATCAACAAGCGTCTTATCCGCGAACTGCTTATACCGAAAATCAAGACATTAATCGGCAGAGATGATGATGACAATTTCCAGTTGTTGTTCTCCCGAAAAAGCGACGGATATCTGCGGGCTTACAGTGCAGCCCATGTTGTCGCACCCACCAATCTTAATGTGATGATAATCGGTGAAAGCGGTGTCGGGAAAGAGCCTCTGGCACATGAAATTTACGATATGAGCCAGCAGTGCGACAGACCGTGCGTGTTGATGGACTGCGGTACGCTCCATTATCTTGCGTTGAACAACAACACGAAACAACAGCCTACGCTATTGGATGCCGTTGCATCACAATTCCGTAAAGCTCAGGGTAGTACAGTGATACTCGACAATATTCAGCAACTCTCGACGGATATGCAGTCCATAATGCTCCATGTCATTGCCAACTGTAAACAGCCTCCGCGCATAATCGCTACCGCCTCTCCCGATATTTCAGAGATGGTGATTGAGGGCGGCTTTCTCTCGGCGTTATTCTATAAAATCAAAGAGTTTACAATTGCCTTACCTCCTCTCCGGGATTGTCAGGACGACATCATGCTGCTCGCCGATTTTTACCTCCGGCATTATAACCAAGAATTTCACAAACAGGTAAAGCGTTTCGACGCTTCGGCACAAAAGGAGATGCGTGTACATTCATGGTCGGGAAATATCCGGGAACTGAAACACGTTGTCCGTGTCGCCGTACTGAAATCACGCGGAGAAATCATCACCTCGAAAGAGCTGGACTTCGACACGCCCAATACCGGCGCACATATTCAGTTCAAACTAAAAAAAGACGATGAAAAAAGCAAAATCACATCCGCCATAGTCCATGCCAACGGCAATCTCACCCAAGCAGCCAATCTCCTCGGCATATCACTCAGAACCCTTTTGGTGAAAAGGAAAAAGTACGGACTAAAATAA